Below is a genomic region from Methanococcus vannielii SB.
CTCTTATAATCTGTTCCATTTTTCCACCCCACATTTAATTTAATTTTATTCTTAATTTACTTTTGCTTTGATTTAATTATCCTGACTAACATGGCTACTTTTAATACTTTATTCTTTAGTTTTTTATATGTCCTTTTCTAAATATCTTTTAAAATATCTTGGAGATTTTAAAATGTTAAAAACAAAACTTTGGAACATCGAATTTAAAAATCCCGTGTTTTTAGCAGCGGGCGTTATGGGTGAAACTGGAAGCGCTCTAAAAAGAATGGCTAAAAATGGTGCAGGTGCAGTTTGCACTAAGTCTGTTGGAATTGAAAAAAAGGAAGGACATAAAAATCCAACAATGGTTGAAGTTGAAGGCGGATTTTTAAATGCAATGGGTTTACCAAACCCGGGAGTAGAAGAGTATATCTTAGAACTTGAACGGATAAAATCAGAAATGAAAAGAATGAATGTAAAAATTATTGGTTCAATATATGGTAAAAATGAAACCGAATTTCAAAAAGTTGCTGAAAATTTAATACCTCATGTAGACGTTTTAGAACTAAATATTTCATGCCCTCATGCAGGCGGAGGGTATGGTTCGTCAATTGGTCAAGATAAATGCCTTTCAAAAAATGTGGTTTCAGCAGTAAAAAGTGTTTCAGATATACCTGTTATCGTGAAATTAACGCCAAATGTAACTGATATAAAAGAAATTTCAAATTCTGTTGTAAATGCAGGAGCTGACGGAATAGTTGCAATAAATACCCTTGGCCCAGGAATGGTTATAGATATAGAATCAAAAAAACCAGTTTTAGCAAACAAATTTGGCGGAATGAGTGGAAAAGCAATAAAACCAATTGCAGTAAAGAATGTTTACGATATATGTTCAACAGTAGAAGTTCCAGTAATTGGCGTAGGGGGAATTACAACCGGATATGACGCTATTGAATTTATGATGGCAGGAGCGTCGGGAGTTCAGGTTGGAACTGGAGTCTATTATCGTGGATATGATATATTCCAAAAAATAAATCAGGAAATTGAAGAATTTTTGAAAAATCGGGATTTAAATTTAAAAGATATTATTGGAATTTCAAGAAAATAATGTATAGTTAAAAAAAAACAGTTAATTTGTAAAAAAATAGGTTAAATAGTATATATCTACGTTTCATCGGTTTTCCATAAAGTATATTTCTAATCCATAGATTTTATATATTAAAAACAAGATATATATACTGAAACTGTTTTACTATTTTGAGAAAACAATTTTTAATTATTTTAACTGTTTTACAACATTAATCAGGTATAATCCGAGGTGGTTATTTGTACAAAATTTTAACAATTTCTGATACCGTAAGAGTTCCGCCAAAAATGTTTGGAACGCCTTTAAACGATAACGTGAAAAGGGTTTTAATGGATAAATACGAAGGAATTCTCGATAAAGATGTAGGATACGTTCTTTCAATAGTTGACATAAATCAGGTAAGTGATGGAAGCATTATATATGGGGACGGTGCAGCTTATCACGAAACAAAATTTGACGTTCTTACATACGTTCCAGAACTTCACGAGGTTGTTGAAGGGGAAATCGTTGACGTTGTTGAATTCGGTGCTTTTATTAGGCTTGGGCCCCTTGACGGTTTAATCCACATTTCGCAGATTATGGATGATTTTGTAAGTTTTGACCCAAAAAGAGAAGCAATTATTGGGAAAGAAACAGGTAAAGTTTTAGAAAAGGGAGATTTTGTAAGGGCAAGAATTGTTGCAGTAAGCTTAAAAGAAGAAAAAAAGAGAGGAAGCAAAATTGCACTTACAATGAGACAACAAAGCCTTGGAAAATTAGAATGGCTTGAAGAACAGGTAGTAAAAAATAAAAAGGAAAAAAATTAGTCAATAATTAGTTATTTTTTACTTTCAATATCTAATGTACTTATTCTGATTTTTTATTTAACGAGGTGAATTGAATGAAGGCATGTTTAAGATGCAAATACGTCACAAAGGACGATACTTGCCCAATATGTGGATTTGATACTTCCGAAAACGTGAAAGGTCTTTTAATTGTTTTAGATCCGAATAATTCAGAAGTAGCAAAAAAAGCAAGAATTGATATTAAAGGAAAATATGTTCTTAGTGTTAAATAATTTTTACATATCGTGAAAATCATGTATATACTCACGGATAAGGTTGCAACCGAGTTAAAAAAGCCTTTTGGAAAAGTATATAAGGAACTTAACAGTATAGAAGGAAAGGTTATTTCTATTGGTGATGTTACTACAAAACATCTTTTATCTAATGGTATTGTACCAGACTTATCAATTTTAGACTTTAAAACTAAGAGAAACGTGCCTGTTGAAATACCTCATAAATTTAAAACTGTTTTTGAGGTTTATAATCCTCCAGGATATATTTCTGATGAAGCCATAGAAAGAATTAAATACCTTTCCACCATAGATGATAGAGACATGGCTTTAATCGTTAAGGGTGAAGAAGACTTACTTACACTTCCTGTAATAAAGTATTTCCCCGAGGATACCTCAGTCATTTATGGACAGCCTGACGAAGGCATGGTAGTTTTAAAGATTACAAAAGAACTGAAACAGAAAATCGAAAAACTTCTAAAAGATATGGAAGAACGGTGATATGATGGACATAAAGATTATCTCAGACAAAAATAACCCGTTATTACACAGAAGGGAAGTAAAATTCTTAGCTACGTTTGACGGCGCTACACCTTCAATTAAAGATGTAAAAGTTAAACTAGTAGCAATTTTAAACGCTAAAAAAGAAATGCTTGTAATTGACACATTAGACCAAGAATTTGGTAAATTGGAAGCAAAAGGCTACGCAAAAATCTACGAAGATGAAAAAATCATGAATACCGTAGAGAAAAAATCCGTTTTGGAAAAAAACAAACTTGAAGAAGCAGCAGAAGTAGCGGAGGAATAATATGGCAGCAGCTAAAGGTAAAAAAGGCGCAAAAGCACCAAGTACAAAAAAATCAGACTACTATAAAGTAGAAGGAAACAGTGTAACAAGAACGAAAAAAGCATGCCCTAAATGTGGTGCAGGTGTATTCATGGCTGAACACTTAAACAGATACGCATGCGGAAAGTGCGGATTTTTAGAATACAAAAAGAATGAAAAAACTGAAGAACAAGAATAATTTTCTTTTTATTATTCTTTTTTAACTTAACTAATTTTTGACTGAAAAACGATTTTTAAATTTTTTAGATTTTTTTAAAAAAAGAAATGTATATAAATGTAAATTAAAGTTATTTATGCATTTTTATTACTCGTGTTTAGTACCTATTTTCTAAAAACTGTTTTAACGCAGATTCAACATCTTTTAGATCTGTATGATGGAGTTTAATTCTATTTGAAAGTGCATTTATACTTTTTTGCCCCATATTAATGAAAATAACTGCATCTACATTTTCAGAAAGTAGTGTTTCAATAGTTGAACCATTTCCAGCAGTATGTTTCTGCCCCCCATCATGGCCTTCACAAGGGGAATTTTCTATTTTTTTAGCATTTATTACTTCTTTGTTTTCGTTTATTTCAAAAATGGTGAAAAAAGGAGTTTTACCAAAGTGCGAGCAGATTTTATTTTCAATTGTAGGTATTGCTATTTTCAAATTATCGCCTTGTTAATTTTTATTATTGTATTCCAAATTTTCTTCCGCCACGGAACTGGGATCCAGAACCCCTGAATGAATTCATTCTTCTCGCATCTATTATTTTTTCATCTTTAAGCATTTCTTTTGATAATTTATCTAATTCTTCCTCAGGTACTTTTAATCCAGTCTCCTTTTTAATTACATGTTCAATTTCTTCAGAGCTAAGTACCATTCTAAGAAGTCGCCTTATTCCCGTACCGGAATATCTGGCATTACCAAATAATTTTTTACATATGCAGTTTTTATGCATTCTAAAATCCATTTTATCAACCTTTTCATCAATGATAATTTATGCACATATGTGCATAATTATTCTATTGGATAACTAATATATAAAATCTTTGCTTTTACGTGAGTAAATATTTTTGAGAATAATAATTATAGTATAATTTTTGAATGTAATTTATTCCACATACCCATAATTGCAAGTCCTGTAGGACTTTTTTATAGTTTAAAAGAGGAATTCCTTCTGAAATGATCTAATGACAGTACTTCCTGAAGTGATTTAATGACAGTATTATCGAATAGAATTTTTCTAAGAACTTCAAAACCGGATTTTTCACAATAATCTATGATTTCCGTGATTTTTTCAGGATTTATGTCGTATTTGTTTACTATCACGTAGCATTCGATTTCAAAATATTTTAAAAGATCTAAAACCCGCACCAAATCATCAAGGCCAATTTTTTGGTTCAGTTACTAATAATGCATAATCACAGCCCGTAACTGACGAAATTACGACATAACCAATTCCCAGAGATCCGTCAATTAATATCGCCTCTCATTTAATATTTTTTAAAGCATTTTTTCTAACTTCAGTTACGATTTTTCCTGCACACTCTGCCCCAATGTTTAAGTTCGTATAAGATAAAACCTTTTTTCAATTTTACCACTGAAGACTATTCCGGTAAATTATTTAACCAGTGTTACATTGAAGGGGTTTTTAGGTGTAATTATTTCTTTCAATTCATTTTTTTCAAATAATAGGATGTTTTCAAGAACCGTATTTCCAATGCCTTCATAAATTGATATTTTTTTCATCAAACTTCTATTTTCACATTTGGCCCGATATTTCCGCTTATTACTACATTAATACCTTTGGAAAGTACGGCTTGTGACGCACCAATTCCCGCACCGTGTGCGGAATCTCTTTTTAAGTTATCCAAGGTTTCAAATTCTTTAGTTTCTGTATCATAAATTATAAAATATGGGCTTCTTCCAAATTTCTGTTCAAAACCGCTTTCAAATGAGTTTCCGGTACTTGTTACACATATTTTCATTTTTTTCACCATTTTTATCAATACTTTTAGCTTATTTGAAAACTATATATAATTATCCCCATATGTGCGATATGTATTTAGTAGTTGAAGAAGTATTATGGCCTAATCGCATAGTGATATACTTTATCCATTTAATACTTAAAATGCTAAAAAAATAATATTTTTTAAATTTATTTTTACTTATTATTTTTTAATCCAAGGACGCTTAAAGTTCTTACAATATCTGTTTTTGAAATTATTCCTAAAGTTTTGTCATTTTCAACCACATAAACCCTATCGGCTTTACCCATTCCCCTTAAAAGCTGATTTAAAGCTGCATTTGGAGGCACCATTACCGGAGGTTCCATTAAATCCTTTATTTTATCAGATTTTTGGGCTGAATTGAGTTCGTTTATTGTAATGGTACCTACAATTTTTTCATCTTCAACTACTGGATATCCTAAAAACCTGTGTTTTAGCATTAAATTTAAAACGTCGTCCACAGTTTCGTTTGAATTTACATATATAATATTTTTAGACATTATATCTTTTGCAGATACATTTTCAAATAATGTATTTGCAACGAGGGCACGGTATTCTTGCGATGCTCCAAAATAGATAAAAATAGATATTAAAACTAAGATTACATTGAAATTTATCAATCCAAATAGTAAAAGCAAGAGTGAAAAGTACTGGCCAATGGTTGATGCGATTTTTGTTGCTTTTACATAACTTAAATTTGATAGTTTTGAAATTAATGCCCTAAATACTCGTCCTCCATCCATTGGAAACGCAGGAATTAAGTTGAACAATCCTAAAAGAATATTTAATGCACCTACGGTCTGAAAAAGAGAATAATCTGCTAAAACATAATCTTTTACGCTTGATAGTAAAAGAAGCACGGTACCTAAAACTAAACTTACTAATGGGCCTGAAAGTGCAATCTTTAACTCTCCTTCTCTTGAAATTTCGTCCATCATTGCCATTCCCCCTATTGGAAGAAGCAGTATTTTTTCTATTTTTACACCATACTTTTTTGCAACGTATGAATGCCCTAATTCATGTAAAATTACGGATGTAAACAAAGATACATATAAAATAAATCCTTCAATGCCCCAAAAATAATAAACAACTATTAAAAGCAGTATGAACGTTATGTGAAGTTCAATTGGTATACCCATTATCTTAGCAATTTTAAATGACTGCAAAATTTCCCCTCTTTAAAATGGTTAATATTTTATAGTTATGTAATAAATCCCTTATAAACTTTCACGTATGGCCATTAAACGATAAAGCTAGTAATAGTAATTATGATTTTAGCTTTTATCGTAAATATAATCATTTTTTCCAGATATAAAGTGGCTTTCCAAAGTAGTTTACGAGTTTTAGCTCCGAAATTGGTTCTTCACCGCTAAGGGGTTTTATTACAAGATCACAATTTATATTTTTGGAAAGATTAAGTAAATATGGCTGTAAATCCCTTGGGGGCCTTATTGAATATATTAATTTTATATTTTTATATATTTTAAGGTCAGGCTTAAAAATATCATCCATTTTAGAGTTTAAACCATGTTGAAAAGCTTCAATAACTGCTTTTTCATTTGAATCGATTGCAATTACGTTAAATCCTGACTTTTGCATTTTTTTTGAAATTTCAACATAAAATCCAATTCCAATTTCAGCAACAACTATTTTTGAGTTGTTTTTAAGGTGAGAATAGTTATTCAAGAGGTATTCAAAAATGTAGTCCATAATATCCCTAAATTTTAATGATTAATTTAATATTCTTAAAATCATTACATAACTTAAACTCTTTAGTTTTTTATAAGTTAAATACAATATTATTAAATGCTATCGATAAGGTCGGTATTCTAATTTCACTTTAACTTCCTGGAGGGGATTTTTTTGGCAGTTTTAATGGTAATTGCACCTGAAAAATTTAGGGATGAAGAACTTTTTGAGCCGCTACAGGTATTTCAAAGTAAAAATATTGGAACACAAGTTGTATCTTTAACAACGGGCCAACATACGGGGGTACTTGGTAAACGTATTACTACTACAAAAACTCTTGATGAAGTAAAGACAAGCGACTTTGATGCAATAGTTATTGTTGGTGGAAGCGGTTCAAGGAAGTATTTATGGAATAATAATAAACTAATTGACCTTTTAAAAGAATTTAATAACGAAGGTAAAATAACAGCTGCAATATGTATTTCTCCTGCAATTTTAGCACAAGCGGGCCTTTTAAAAAATAAAAAAGCTACTGTATTTCTAGATGATGAAGCAATATTGGAATTACAGAAAAATGGGGCAATTTATATTGATGAAAATGTAATTATTGATGGAAAAGTAGTTACCGGTAAAAATCCAGAGTCTGCAAGAGAGTTTGGAAATGCAATCTTAAAATTACTTGAAAAATAGTAATTATAGCATAAATAATAGGTATACTCCATATGATATAATATATAATAGGTATAACACTTAGAATAAAAAAATAATTTTTAAGATACTATTTTCTTTTTTTATTTTTTATTCATCATAAATTTAATACTTTTACGTGAAAAAAATGGACACTATGCCAAAATATCAAAAAATAGGGAATATTTTAATAGTTAAAAGAAACCTCAATGTTGAAGAAATCGACTATCTTTTAACTAAAACAAACTGTAAAACAATAGTAAAATACAGCACCCACATTACTGGAAGCTTGAGAATTCCTAAAATAAAGATAATCTATGGAAAAGAAACAGAAACAGTACATAAAGAACACGGATGCATGTTTAAAATAGATGTGTCAAAATTAATGTGGAGCATGGGCAATTTAAAAGAACGTGAACGAATAAGCACGATTTCAAGCGATACTGAAACTGTTGTCGATATGTTTTCAGGAATAGGATACTTTACAATTCCTCTTGCAAAATATTCAAATCCCAAACTACTTTATGCTCTTGAACTTAATCCTGATTCGTATAATTATCTACTAGAAAATATAAAACTGAACAATTTAAAAAATGTAATTCCCATTTTAGGAAATAATCAAAAATTCCCTTTAAAAAATGTTGCAGACCGCATTTTGATGGGTTATGTTTTAACAACCCATAAATTTTTAGATAAGGCATTTGAAATTTTAAAAAATGAAGGTGGATTTATTCACTATCACGAAACAGTTCCAGAAGGGATAATTGAAGTTAGGCCAATAGAGCGTTTAAAGTATCACGCAGAAAAAAATGGTTACGTATTAGCTGATTACAAAATAAATAAAATAAAAACTTATTCTCCAGGCATTTTTCATGTAGTTATTGATGCCCATTTTTTAGAATTAAAAAAAGAAAAGTAATTTAAAGAATATAAAAACACTTTTTATATATAAAGAGATAGAATTCCACGATATTTTACTACTAAAAGAATCACTGTAATTACCACTCCTAAAAATGCGTAGTATGTTAATATTTTATCTTTCAAATGCTTAGCACGTTGTTTTTTTGAACATATTTTATTTTGAAGATGTCCTATAATCTCTCTTTTTTCAAAAATGCTCCGTCTTTCGTCGTTTATTATATTTATTATTTCTTTATTTAGCTGATAAGTTTCGTCCCTTAATAGCAGGTATTCTATAATTGCCCCCATAAATACCCCCTAAATACTTAACGTATTATTTTAATTGAATATTACTACATGGGATATATCGTGTAAAATACCATTATTTAAACTAAATATCCCATATTATATTTTTTTAAAGCTAATATACATATTTTTTCATCTATTTAAAAAAAGGATTATTTTTTAGGTTTATTTTATAAATAGTTTCAAAATAAATAGTCTTAAAAAAATTAAAAACTACTTTAAAACTATTTTTTATATACTGTTACAGGGTCAAGGGTTCCGTCAATAATTATATCAAAATCGATTTTTTCAGCCCATCCAGAAGTTTTTAAAACGTTACAAATGCTTATACCAACTATTTTTTCAGGCACTATCTTTTTAATTAATAAGCGAGCATCTTCAGGCGTTGAATTACTATGTTTTGTTGCGATACCCCCCATTATTATTAGATAATCTGGATTATTCAATTTTTTAATGTTGGAAATTCCAAAAAATCGATATCCAATGTCAGTTAGTTCATATTCAACTGATTTGTTTATTTCCGTTTCAGGAATAAAATACTGATTTTTTACGAAATCTCTAACTGAATAGCCGAAAAGCTGAGCCATTGAAAAACAAACGCCTTTTGAACCCATATAAACTATTTTTTCAGGTTTTTTAAGCTGTAATTCTGATTTAAACGATTCTACAAAGTATGAAAGGCATTTTCCAGATTCTGATACTTTCATGATTCCACCTAAAAAAATTTAAATGAGTATGTAACGTAAAATACAAATTAACTTATCCAAATTAAATTATCTAAAATAACTATACAAAATAAAATATTTAAATATTAAAATAGAATATTAAAATAAAAATTTTTTATTTAGATTATTTCAATTTAAAAAAATTCAAAACCGTTATTTTTTCGTTTAAACTTTACAGTATGTTCTAATGTAATTTTTAATGAATTAACCCTCAAATTATCGATTAATAATTTTCCAATGCTCGGGTTAGATTTAATTCCACATATTGAAGTTGTGATTCTTGGATTAATTTCAAGTATCGAAATCTCTTCAAAATCTATCATGAAGTCTACCCCCACATATCCATTAAGTCCTGAAATCTGTTTTAGTGTTTTTTCACACTCTATAATGGCCTTTTCTTTAAGTGGGTGGCATATATTTATCTCTCCTCCACAGTATCTCTCCTCAATGTACTGCTTGTTCATGCAAACCGGATAGAATTTGGAATTATTTACTATAAAAATCATGGAATATGGCTCTCCATTTATAAACTCCTGAACTATGTAGTTTTCATCAAACGTTGAATGGGTGCTATCACAGCCCAATCTATGCTTTACAACATATTTTTTTGGAAAATATGTTTTTGGAGTATTTACTACATTTTTTATTGCTTCATAAGTTAAATATTTGTCCCCTGCAATTTTTACTCCTTCTAAATGACATCCAAGATTTAAAACTCCTTTTTCTTCTATAATTTTCGTCAAATTGTAAAGGTGCAACTCTTCTTCAGGGGCAATTACAAGGGCCATATCTGAATCATCAAGCGCATTTTTAAAATCTTCAAGGTAGTTTTTGGAGGTAATAACTTCTAAATTTTTAATATTTTTGTATTCAGGGTATTTATTTACTATTTTTTCACATAAAATAGTTTTTACAACATAATTTTCATTTAAAAATTGATTCAAAAGAGTATCAAACATTAATTTACCTTCAAAAAGTAATTCTTCAGAAACGATTCCTGTACCGACTGTAAATTCGAAAAAAAATATCTTTTTAGTGTTCAAAATTTCCCTCGAAAGCTTCTGTTTAAAAATTTAATTTATAAATTTCATTATTTCTTTTGAACCTTCTGTAGGTTCGATGTACCCACCATACACTTTTTCTACAACATTTTTTATTTTTTCAAATTTTATATTCTTATTTCCCCTACAAGACTGAATAAGTAGCGGACAATCAAGTGATTTTTCGAGGTAATTTAATGTATTTAAATTAACTGGAAATAATTCTAGGAAATTTAGGACATGAATTCCATTAATTAAACTGTATTTACTTTCAAAATGATTAAATATTACAGTATCGATCCCGTTATCCCTTGCAAAATGGACAATTTCAGGAATTAACGTATTACAGACGGTTTTACACGGGTCTTTTGAACTTAATAGTTTTATATCTTTGCCATTCATCAAAAAGGGCGATAAAATTTCATGTTTAATATTTTTTTCAGCAAGGGCTTTTTGTATTCTATTTTTGTTTTTATGGGGTAATATAACCGTTCCAAGATCAAAAGATAAGCATAGCGGGTTAAAATATTTTTTTATAATTTCAAGCATTGAAAGGTCGTATTCGCACTGTATTAATACAACTGCTTCTTTTTTAACATATTTATCTGTTAAATCAATTCCTTTATCATATAAAAATTTAATAGAGGAATTAAAATGTTCTAATTTTCTTTTATGATCAATATAATTTTCAACCCTTATTATTACGTTTTCTTCAAATTTCTCGTTTAGTTCTTCACGAAGCTTCCCAATTACCCAGCCCCCTGGACCAATTATTGCAGACTTATCAGTTCGAATTGGAGTATAAATTTTTATTATAAGGTCGTTTTCCCTTTTTTTAAATTCAAAGTCCACAATACTAAAATTTGTAGCTTTTAACCCGATTTCAGCACGTATCTTTTTAACCCGTTCATAGATTTCTGATAAAAATTCGTTTTTATTGTTAATGTACTGCATGCTTTTTGCCTTAAAAAGGTTAATATAAAAAATAGTCCGTAATTATAATTCTTCTAATTTTCGCTTTTTAAGTAGTTCTAATCCAAGATTACTCAGTTTAAACTTTTGAATTTTTCCACTAGCAGTCATTGGGTATTCATTTACGAAGAAAACATGTTTTGGAACTTTATATCTTGCAATTTTTAAAAGTGCAAAATCTCTTACGTCTTCTTCTTTAAGTTCGCATCCTTCTTTTACTATTACGAATGCACCAACAATTTCACCGTATTTTTCATCGGGAATTCCAACAACCTGTACGTCTTTAATTTCGGGCATAGTATATAAAAATTCTTCAATTTCCCTAGGGTAGATATTTTCCCCGCCACGTATTATCATTTCTTTTATTCTTCCAACTATTTTATAGTATCCATCACTGTCTTGAACTGCTAGATCGCCACTATGTAGCCACCCTTCTTTATCAATTACTTCAGAAGTTTTTTCAGGCATCTTATAGTATCCTTTCATTACATTATACCCTTTACAGCAGATTTCGCCTACTTGGTTTGGCAAACATGTTTTCCCTGTTTCAGGGTCTACTATCCTTACTTCACAATTCGGCATTGATTTTCCAACAGTTTGAACCCTTTTTTCAATTGGGTCATCAACACTAGTCATGGTAAATACTGGAGATGCTTCTGTAAGGCCATAAGCGATTGTTACATCCTTCATATTCATTTCAGAAATTACTTTTTTCATCGCTTCAACAGGACATGGGGATCCAGCCATAATTCCAGTTCTAAGGCTTGATAGGTCAAACATATCAAACATAGGATGTGAAAGTTCTGCAATAAACATTGTTGGAACCCCATAAACTGCAGTACATTTTTCTTTTTGAATTGCAGCAAGAGTTAATAGTGGGTCAAATAATTCAAGCATTACCAAAGTTCCCCCGTGAGTTAATATTGCAAGTACTCCCAAAACAATTCCAAAACAGTGAAATAATGGCACGGGTAGGCACAAACGGTCTTTTTCGGTGAATTTTTGTTTCTCACCTATATAAAATCCGTTATTTAGTATATTTTTATGGGTAAGCATGACTCCTTTTGGAAATCCGGTTGTTCCAGAAGTATACTGCATATTTATTACATCATTAGAATTTAATTCCGATTTAATTTTTAAAATTTTATCATCTGGCGTATGTTTTCCAAG
It encodes:
- a CDS encoding AMP-binding protein, with translation MLFTNDTIGEFFEKQVQKNPEKEFLVYPDRNLKFTYGEFNDRVNMLSKGLLEIGIIKGDHVGIWAKNVPDWLTFMFATAKIGAVLVTVNTAYKSHELAYVMKQSDMKALAIIDGFRDVNYLDIVYELLPELKTSQRGNLNSSEFPFLKSVIYVGQEKHRGMYNTNELMLLGKHTPDDKILKIKSELNSNDVINMQYTSGTTGFPKGVMLTHKNILNNGFYIGEKQKFTEKDRLCLPVPLFHCFGIVLGVLAILTHGGTLVMLELFDPLLTLAAIQKEKCTAVYGVPTMFIAELSHPMFDMFDLSSLRTGIMAGSPCPVEAMKKVISEMNMKDVTIAYGLTEASPVFTMTSVDDPIEKRVQTVGKSMPNCEVRIVDPETGKTCLPNQVGEICCKGYNVMKGYYKMPEKTSEVIDKEGWLHSGDLAVQDSDGYYKIVGRIKEMIIRGGENIYPREIEEFLYTMPEIKDVQVVGIPDEKYGEIVGAFVIVKEGCELKEEDVRDFALLKIARYKVPKHVFFVNEYPMTASGKIQKFKLSNLGLELLKKRKLEEL